The following coding sequences are from one Lysinibacillus sp. FSL W8-0992 window:
- the mutS gene encoding DNA mismatch repair protein MutS → MTTYTPMMQQYLQVKEDYKDAFLFFRLGDFYEMFFEDAINASQILEITLTSRDAGAKERIPMCGVPHHSAKNYIETLVQKGYKVAICEQTEDPKLAKGVVKREVVQLITPGTIMEGKALDGKTNHFIGAAEQLDATTFGYAYLDLSTGEAIASTIEGDGKALLMQMQAYGIRELIVTESLQLLLAEHAMNFGIVLSVEEDEMVMDKAVNYLEAVPATIQLACLRLLHYIDKTQMRSLSHIQAFTFNEMKNYLRIDSSSKRNLELIQSIRGGDQKGTLLWLLDDTVTAMGGRKLKQWLHQPLASRSAIEDRLAMVSDLLEEYFVRSELQISLKQVYDLERLAGRVAFGNVGGRDLAQLRDSLRQVPVIQQQLIGANKETLHKLGAALDTCADVEALLALAITDNPPITIKEGDVIRDGYNERLDELRYASRNGKDWIAQLEQAERAKTGIKNLKIGYNRIFGYYIEITKSNIHLADLTRYERKQTLANAERYITQELKEKESLILNAEEESLALEYNLFVEIREQLKSFIPRVQALAASISELDVLLSFASVSEKYRFTKPEFHAGRALEIIEGRHPVVEKMLNKQMYVPNDCVLEENHNMMLITGPNMSGKSTYMRQVALIVVMAQMGCYVPAEKARLPITDQIFTRIGAADDLAAGQSTFMVEMLESQHAIMHATQNSLMLFDEIGRGTSTYDGMSLAQSMMEYIHDKIGANTLFSTHYHELTALEKELPRLQNVHVSATEKNGTVVFLHKVKKGAADKSYGIHVAQLAQLPEEILERARILLENFEAGKEIPVSPEVVEQPVQMSLFTEEAALPSAEADVLKSLEKVNILGTSPMQAINILYELQQQLVNAKK, encoded by the coding sequence ATGACAACTTATACACCAATGATGCAACAATATTTGCAAGTAAAAGAAGATTATAAGGATGCCTTTTTATTTTTTAGATTAGGTGACTTTTACGAAATGTTTTTTGAAGATGCAATTAATGCATCACAAATTTTAGAAATTACATTAACGAGTCGAGATGCAGGCGCTAAGGAGCGTATTCCAATGTGTGGGGTACCACATCACTCGGCAAAAAATTATATTGAAACACTTGTGCAAAAAGGCTATAAGGTTGCAATTTGTGAGCAAACGGAAGATCCTAAGCTAGCAAAAGGTGTAGTCAAACGTGAAGTAGTCCAACTTATTACGCCAGGTACTATTATGGAAGGTAAGGCGCTAGATGGTAAAACCAATCATTTTATAGGCGCAGCAGAACAATTGGATGCCACGACATTTGGCTATGCCTACTTGGATCTATCTACAGGTGAAGCAATAGCGTCAACAATTGAAGGGGATGGCAAGGCACTTCTGATGCAGATGCAGGCATATGGTATTCGAGAATTAATCGTAACAGAGAGCTTACAGCTTTTGTTGGCAGAACATGCAATGAATTTTGGCATTGTCCTATCCGTTGAAGAAGATGAAATGGTGATGGACAAAGCGGTGAACTATTTAGAAGCGGTTCCAGCAACTATACAGTTAGCTTGCCTTCGTTTGCTTCATTATATCGATAAGACACAAATGCGTTCACTTTCTCATATTCAAGCGTTTACCTTCAATGAAATGAAAAACTATCTACGCATCGATTCTAGCTCAAAGCGAAACTTAGAACTGATTCAGTCCATTCGTGGCGGCGACCAAAAAGGTACATTGTTATGGCTATTAGATGACACTGTTACAGCGATGGGTGGGCGTAAGCTGAAGCAGTGGCTACATCAACCGTTAGCATCACGCTCAGCTATTGAGGATAGACTTGCGATGGTTAGTGATTTGTTAGAAGAATATTTTGTAAGATCGGAATTACAAATCTCTCTAAAACAAGTATATGATTTAGAACGTTTAGCTGGTCGTGTGGCGTTTGGCAATGTAGGCGGGCGCGATTTAGCACAGCTTCGCGATTCATTACGACAAGTTCCAGTTATTCAACAACAGTTAATTGGAGCAAATAAAGAAACATTGCACAAGTTAGGTGCAGCACTCGATACATGTGCTGACGTTGAGGCTTTATTGGCACTTGCTATTACAGATAACCCACCAATCACTATTAAAGAAGGTGATGTTATCCGAGATGGCTATAATGAACGATTAGATGAACTGCGTTATGCGTCTCGCAATGGCAAGGACTGGATAGCCCAGTTAGAACAAGCGGAACGTGCAAAAACGGGCATTAAAAACTTGAAAATAGGCTATAACCGTATTTTTGGCTATTATATCGAAATAACAAAATCTAATATCCATTTGGCAGATTTAACACGCTATGAACGTAAACAAACACTCGCGAATGCGGAACGTTATATTACGCAGGAACTGAAAGAAAAAGAGTCACTTATTTTGAATGCCGAGGAAGAAAGCTTGGCATTGGAGTACAACCTATTCGTTGAAATACGTGAACAATTAAAATCATTCATTCCACGTGTACAAGCGTTAGCAGCGAGCATTAGTGAATTAGATGTATTGCTTAGCTTTGCAAGCGTTTCTGAAAAATATCGTTTTACGAAGCCCGAATTTCATGCGGGACGTGCGCTTGAAATTATTGAAGGACGACACCCCGTTGTAGAGAAAATGCTCAATAAGCAAATGTATGTACCGAATGATTGTGTGCTCGAAGAAAATCACAACATGATGCTCATTACGGGGCCCAATATGTCTGGTAAAAGTACGTATATGCGCCAAGTAGCACTCATTGTTGTGATGGCACAAATGGGATGCTATGTGCCGGCGGAAAAGGCAAGATTACCAATTACAGATCAAATTTTTACACGGATTGGTGCAGCGGATGATTTAGCTGCAGGACAATCAACATTTATGGTAGAAATGCTAGAATCACAGCATGCGATTATGCATGCAACTCAAAATAGCTTAATGCTGTTTGATGAAATTGGTCGTGGAACATCCACATATGATGGTATGAGTCTTGCGCAATCTATGATGGAATATATTCATGACAAAATCGGCGCAAATACACTTTTCTCTACACATTATCATGAATTGACAGCTTTAGAAAAAGAGTTACCTCGCTTACAAAATGTGCATGTATCTGCCACTGAAAAGAATGGAACAGTTGTCTTTTTACACAAGGTGAAAAAGGGGGCGGCAGATAAATCATATGGTATTCATGTAGCCCAGCTAGCACAATTACCAGAGGAAATTTTAGAGAGAGCACGTATATTGCTCGAAAACTTTGAGGCAGGTAAAGAAATTCCTGTGTCCCCAGAAGTAGTTGAACAACCTGTACAAATGTCGCTCTTTACAGAAGAAGCAGCGTTGCCTTCAGCTGAGGCAGATGTCTTGAAAAGCTTGGAGAAGGTGAATATTCTAGGCACATCACCAATGCAGGCCATTAATATTTTATATGAATTACAACAGCAATTAGTTAACGCTAAAAAATAA
- the cotE gene encoding outer spore coat protein CotE, translating into MFTQWALPAYDGVKRVEGGIALKRLRQIVTKAVVAKGKKRTEERVTLCPTNKPTSILGCWVINHTCSAKKVGKFVEVSGKFDVNVWYAYSNHSKTAVFSETVHYKDKVKLNFRDGEVTVGDDVRVRVIQEPNCMEAVISPCGTKFEIVVERETVVEVMGEMTICISVHPLDFEEEWNFNDESSSSSSSSSSSSSSSSSSSSEGRFVLESSSFPDERPR; encoded by the coding sequence ATGTTCACCCAATGGGCGCTACCTGCATATGATGGAGTGAAAAGAGTCGAAGGAGGAATTGCGCTGAAACGTTTACGACAAATCGTGACGAAAGCAGTAGTTGCCAAAGGGAAGAAGAGAACGGAAGAACGTGTAACGTTATGTCCAACAAATAAACCGACGAGTATTCTCGGTTGCTGGGTAATCAACCATACTTGTTCAGCAAAAAAAGTCGGTAAATTTGTAGAAGTGTCAGGAAAGTTTGATGTCAATGTATGGTATGCTTATAGTAATCATTCGAAAACAGCAGTGTTTTCAGAAACGGTTCACTATAAAGACAAAGTAAAGCTTAATTTTAGAGATGGCGAAGTAACAGTTGGCGATGATGTGCGTGTGCGTGTAATACAAGAACCAAATTGCATGGAAGCGGTAATTTCTCCATGTGGAACAAAATTTGAAATTGTAGTAGAACGTGAGACTGTCGTTGAAGTAATGGGTGAAATGACAATTTGTATTAGTGTACATCCGCTAGATTTCGAAGAGGAATGGAATTTTAATGATGAAAGTTCATCTTCATCATCTTCATCGTCAAGCTCTAGTTCCAGTTCTTCTAGCTCAAGTAGTGAAGGAAGATTCGTTTTAGAGTCCTCATCGTTTCCTGACGAACGTCCAAGATAA
- a CDS encoding RicAFT regulatory complex protein RicA family protein, producing MTQVLYTKEDLIKKSHEIAHMIANTPEVDFFKKAEAQINENQLVRERIASLKSLQKQAVNFQHLGKEKALKMIEDKIEKIEEEINAIPVVQQFKESQGDVNDLLQLVSNTIANNVTNEIVRSTGGDVLRGETGSYVQNSQPGSCS from the coding sequence ATGACACAAGTATTGTATACAAAAGAAGATTTAATTAAAAAATCCCATGAAATTGCGCATATGATTGCGAATACACCGGAAGTTGATTTTTTTAAAAAAGCTGAAGCACAAATTAATGAAAATCAACTTGTTCGTGAACGTATTGCTAGTTTAAAAAGCTTGCAAAAACAAGCAGTAAACTTCCAGCACTTAGGTAAAGAAAAAGCATTAAAAATGATCGAAGACAAAATAGAAAAAATCGAAGAAGAAATTAATGCCATTCCTGTCGTGCAGCAATTTAAAGAATCACAAGGTGATGTGAATGACTTATTACAATTAGTGTCAAACACAATTGCCAATAACGTTACAAATGAAATTGTGCGTTCAACAGGTGGCGATGTGTTACGTGGTGAAACTGGCTCTTATGTACAAAATTCTCAACCAGGTAGCTGTTCATAA
- the miaB gene encoding tRNA (N6-isopentenyl adenosine(37)-C2)-methylthiotransferase MiaB: MNEEQRLTSQQVNQPKKEDKPEKDYSKYFEKVFTAPSLKDAKKRGKEEVKYHKDFQIAEQFAGMGEGRTFYIRTYGCQMNEHDTEVMAGIFMQLGYTSTEIIEEADVVLLNTCAIRENAENKVFGELGFLLKYKRKNPEMLIGVCGCMSQEESVVNKILKTYPHVDMVFGTHNIHRLPNILKEAYMSKEMVVEVWSKEGDVIENLPKKRLGSIKAWVNIMYGCDKFCTYCIVPYTRGKERSRRPEEIIAEVRELAAAGYKEIMLLGQNVNAYGKDFEDLDYRLGDLMDELRKIDIPRIRFTTSHPRDFDDYLIEVLAKGGNLVEHIHLPVQSGSNDVLKIMARKYSREHFLSLVDKIKAAIPGVTLTTDIIVGYPNETEEQFEETISLYREVGFEMAFTYIYSPREGTPAAKMVDNVPEDVKKERLHRLNAVVQEYSRKALEGLKGEIVEVLVEGTSKRRDDVLAGYTRKNRLVNFKAPTALIGQLVKVKITEATSYSLTGEFVEVVKNEKVEA; the protein is encoded by the coding sequence ATGAATGAGGAACAACGATTAACCAGTCAACAAGTCAATCAACCAAAAAAAGAAGACAAGCCTGAAAAGGATTATAGTAAATATTTTGAGAAGGTCTTTACTGCACCTTCATTAAAAGATGCAAAAAAACGCGGCAAAGAAGAAGTGAAATACCATAAAGACTTCCAAATAGCCGAACAATTTGCTGGCATGGGCGAGGGACGGACTTTCTATATCCGTACATATGGCTGCCAAATGAATGAGCACGATACAGAAGTGATGGCTGGGATATTTATGCAGCTCGGTTATACTTCAACAGAGATTATCGAGGAAGCAGATGTGGTGCTACTCAATACATGTGCAATCCGTGAAAATGCAGAGAACAAAGTGTTTGGAGAGCTTGGTTTCCTGCTAAAATATAAACGCAAAAATCCAGAAATGCTAATTGGTGTATGTGGCTGTATGTCGCAAGAAGAATCTGTAGTTAATAAAATTTTAAAAACGTATCCGCACGTCGATATGGTATTTGGCACACACAATATACACCGTTTGCCAAATATTTTAAAAGAAGCATACATGTCGAAGGAAATGGTTGTAGAGGTTTGGTCTAAAGAGGGCGACGTTATTGAAAACTTGCCGAAAAAACGTTTAGGTTCCATTAAAGCCTGGGTCAATATAATGTACGGCTGTGACAAGTTTTGTACGTATTGTATCGTGCCATATACGCGTGGGAAAGAACGTAGTCGACGTCCCGAGGAAATCATTGCTGAAGTTCGTGAGCTAGCAGCGGCGGGCTATAAAGAAATTATGCTCCTTGGCCAAAATGTCAACGCTTACGGGAAAGACTTTGAGGACCTTGATTACCGCCTAGGTGACTTAATGGATGAATTGCGAAAAATTGATATTCCGCGTATTCGCTTTACAACAAGTCACCCTCGTGATTTCGATGATTATTTAATTGAAGTGCTAGCAAAAGGTGGGAACTTAGTTGAACATATTCATTTACCAGTACAATCGGGTTCAAATGATGTGTTAAAAATTATGGCTCGTAAATATAGTCGTGAGCATTTCCTTAGCCTAGTAGATAAGATTAAAGCTGCAATTCCAGGTGTGACGTTAACAACGGATATTATTGTCGGTTATCCAAACGAAACAGAGGAGCAATTTGAAGAGACGATATCACTATACCGTGAAGTAGGCTTTGAAATGGCCTTTACGTATATTTACTCTCCTCGAGAAGGTACGCCAGCTGCGAAGATGGTTGACAATGTACCAGAAGATGTGAAAAAAGAGCGTCTACATCGTTTAAATGCAGTCGTACAAGAATATTCTAGAAAAGCGCTTGAAGGCTTGAAAGGCGAAATCGTAGAAGTGTTAGTGGAAGGAACAAGTAAACGTCGTGATGACGTACTTGCCGGCTATACGCGTAAAAATCGCCTCGTGAATTTTAAAGCACCAACAGCGTTAATTGGGCAGTTAGTGAAAGTGAAAATAACGGAGGCTACTTCTTATTCATTAACAGGAGAATTTGTGGAAGTAGTAAAAAATGAAAAGGTGGAAGCGTAA
- a CDS encoding histidinol phosphate phosphatase domain-containing protein, whose amino-acid sequence MTIDYHVHLEEGPYSFRWLERTSRAISHFHEPRSTTKGSKALVEWQVSALASRLHNGCYSEEWLDLYLQKAKQLGLREVGIVDHLYRFHEARSYFEQYMQLDDSQEIGPLQRYWLDSVMTENMDDFVLAIAKAKKKWRQHGVELKLGIEADYFVGGETQLASLLEGHPWDYVIGSVHFVDGWGFDNPQTEHLFANMDQTTLQKNYTQFFSTVVQMIQSNMFDFVAHLDNFKVFHYHVEDEAFNLLWYEQIAQALVNTQTATEINAGLYYRYPVQEMCPGPLFLQVLVQRGVEFTVSSDAHFPDDLGKYTFANTDLLKSLGVQHLVGFDQRTKKYIEL is encoded by the coding sequence ATGACAATTGATTACCATGTGCATTTAGAGGAGGGGCCCTATTCTTTCCGTTGGCTGGAACGAACATCTCGCGCGATATCGCATTTTCATGAGCCTAGAAGTACTACTAAAGGTTCCAAAGCGTTGGTTGAATGGCAAGTGTCAGCATTGGCTAGTCGATTACATAATGGCTGCTATAGTGAAGAATGGCTTGACCTATATTTACAAAAGGCAAAACAACTTGGTTTACGAGAGGTTGGTATTGTCGATCATTTGTATCGCTTTCATGAGGCTCGCTCCTATTTTGAACAATATATGCAATTAGATGATTCACAAGAAATCGGTCCACTGCAACGATACTGGCTAGATAGTGTGATGACTGAAAATATGGACGATTTCGTATTAGCGATAGCAAAGGCAAAGAAAAAATGGCGTCAGCATGGTGTCGAGTTAAAGCTAGGCATTGAAGCGGATTACTTTGTAGGTGGCGAGACGCAATTGGCATCGCTACTAGAAGGACACCCTTGGGATTATGTGATTGGCTCTGTTCATTTTGTAGATGGCTGGGGCTTTGATAATCCACAAACAGAGCATTTATTTGCTAATATGGATCAAACAACATTGCAAAAAAACTATACGCAGTTTTTTTCAACGGTCGTGCAAATGATACAGTCTAACATGTTTGATTTTGTGGCTCACTTAGATAATTTTAAAGTTTTTCATTATCATGTTGAGGATGAGGCGTTTAATCTTTTATGGTATGAACAAATCGCACAAGCGCTTGTTAACACACAAACGGCTACGGAAATTAATGCAGGGTTATATTATCGCTATCCCGTCCAAGAAATGTGCCCAGGTCCATTGTTTTTGCAAGTTTTAGTACAAAGAGGTGTAGAATTTACCGTTTCTTCAGACGCCCATTTCCCTGATGATTTAGGAAAATATACGTTTGCCAATACTGATTTGCTAAAGAGCTTAGGCGTTCAACACCTAGTAGGGTTCGATCAACGCACAAAAAAATATATAGAGTTATAA